Proteins encoded by one window of Arachis hypogaea cultivar Tifrunner chromosome 1, arahy.Tifrunner.gnm2.J5K5, whole genome shotgun sequence:
- the LOC112697582 gene encoding BRAP2 RING ZnF UBP domain-containing protein 2-like translates to MSTSWRSSTAVSSPPILISIQIPIPNEEPSSFSTSVFNFSSGNPRIEETRGLMHLFPDQDPPSTLPFGRKPLVFIIGVPNHMTYTDFFQFCGSFLHDILEMCIVRMDGMEDQNSILIHFDNQSSTDSFFKHYNGRRFSSLEVEVCRVPFTLDVQYTGSIEHAQPSNATSAKQPTCPVCLERLDQDTSRILTTICNHSFHCSCISKWVDSSCPVCRYCQQQAEKSICSVC, encoded by the exons ATGTCTACTAGTTGGCGTTCCAGCACTGCCGTTTCATCACCGCCAATCCTAatttcaattcaaattccaatcCCCAACGAGGAGCCTTCATCATTCTCCACCTCCGTCTTCAACTTCTCCTCTGGAAACCCTAGGATCGAGGAGACCCGCGGCCTCATGCATCTCTTCCCCGACCAAGATCCCCCTTCTACCCTCCCTTTTGGACGTAAACCCCTCGTCTTCATCATCGGCGTCCCCAATCACATGACCTACACCGACTTCTTCCAGTTCTGTGGTTCCTTCCTTCACGATATCCTTGAGATGTGCATTGTGAG AATGGATGGAATGGAAGATCAAAACAGCATTTTGATCCACTTCGACAATCAAAGCTCCACCGACAGCTTCTTCAAGCATTACAATGGCCGCCGTTTCTCCTCTTTGGAG GTTGAGGTTTGCCGTGTTCCTTTCACGTTGGATGTGCAGTACACTGGTTCCATTGAACATGCCCAACCATCCAATGCTACCTCCGCTAAACAGCCCACATGTCCAGTTTGCCTTG AGCGGTTAGATCAAGACACCAGTAGAATTCTCACTACTATATGTAATCATTCTTTTCATTGTTCATGCATATCAAAATGGGTTGATTCTTCTTGTCCA GTGTGCCGCTATTGCCAACAGCAAGCTGAAAAATCCATATGTTCTGTTTGTTAG